A segment of the Aureliella helgolandensis genome:
CAATTTGCGACCGGATGCGGACAATGGACGAGTAGGCTTCTCCGAGTAGCTGGGTTCCCGTGTCCTCCAGCTTCTGATTGGGCGAGGTTCCCACTCGAATACCGGACGCAGGGCTACCGTCTAGATGCTTTACCGTTACTTCTATGGCCCCCGCCTCTTCCATCGGAAGTTCGATGTCCGCAAGCACGTTATCTGCGATGTGGGCAGCCTCAAGATCAATTAAAACACCTGTCTTGATCTGGCCAACCGGTGGTTGCCCGTCTCGTGGTTGATCTTCGATCACCCATCCTCGGCAGATGGCAAAGAGTTGCAAGCGTCCGTCACGCGGGAGGGAAGCGAATTCGAAAGTACCGTCTGCTCGGATCACGGCGAAGTCCGACCAACCAATTGCCTCGCGATTGTCAATCGCTTTTTTGGTTGGTTTTGGCTGACACCAAGCTACCACCACACCGTCCGATATGGGACGTGGAACATTGCCAGCCAGTCTTCCCTGAACACGCAATCCTGGACGTAGCGTGACATTACTAATTTTCATCTCGCTGCCACTCTTGTAGCGTGCTGGCAGTACGCCGCTGAACAATGTGATACCATCATTCTGTGGCGCTACCAACATCGTTTGCCACGCACCATCCGGCACGGCCATCGATTGAATCGTTCCGTCGGCCAGCGTCCATTTTGCATCGTAGCCGGGGCCCGAAATATAGGCGGCGAACTCTTCAATGGCTTTACCGGAATCGTCGACCGCGCTGTAGGTTACACGACATCCTGGCCTGAGTACCTGTTCCGGTTTTTCTACGTCAACGGCGAATTCTGCGCGTTCCGAAATATAGTTCGCGTGCCGGAAGTTCATGGTTAGGGTAGTAATGGTAAAGTACTCGACCGCCGAGCCCAACTTCGATGGGTATTTGAATCTCGCCACACCGTCTTGATCGGTCGGCACGATAGGCATCGGGCCACCATTGGCGGCTGGCCATGCATACCAACTACCGGGATCTTCTTGGCATCGCACTCCCTGCACCACAACTTCGGCACCTTCGATCGGCTTGCCTGCACCGTCCATCACCGAGAGTTTGAAGTCCCTCATTTCAACGGGAAAACGGATGGGGCTTTCTCTATCCCCTTCTTGTGCTGGACAAACGGCATTGGGAGACAAGCACAAGACGAACAGTGCGCAATAGACTTGCAATCGCATCGAAATTCTCCACCGATGTTGGCATTTAGACCGCATTTTCCAGCGTCCAAGCAGGCGACATCCTACCGATGCGGCGACACATTTGCTTTGAAATTGTATCATTTGATTCGATGGGCAGAGTGGCGATAGTGCAGTCGCAATACTCGATTCGTGAACAGTTACCACCAGTGACTGGGTACGCAAGCATCGTCAGGCAGAATGCTACTCACCGCATGTCGCACAGAATCCGCTTGTCCTCTTGGGAGTCGTCGTGCTGGCCACGCTTTAACTAACTCTATGGCTTCAGCGAGTGTCATGGCGGGGTTCTCTTGTGATGGAGGACTGGGGGGACTCGAGTCCTGTGTGGAGTAAGGCGCTGGCTGGGGAATTTCTTGCGTCGATGTTTCAACTTCAGAAGTTGACTTGCGAAGTCAGCAAGCTCGCTGGAGAATGCCAGTCGTGAAACTGTTTACAACCAGGCACCCACCAGACGGCAAAATCTGCCTGCCGGATCGTGCGCCTACTTCTTGGATTTGCCCATTACGGCTTGCCGACAATGGCTGCATGATTCTGCTTGAAGCCTGCTGCGTCCCGTTTAGCGATTAGTTGCGTTTGTAGCATGTTTACCACTGTGGCATACTCTGGATTTCCTGCCTGGTTGGTGAATTCGTCTGGGTCCCGTTTCAGATCGTACAGCTCTAAGCCCTTTTCCCCAAAGCCCCACTGCGTGAAACGCCAGTCCGCCGTGCGAATCGATTCTCCTCCGCTGCGGCTGATTGTGAATGCCTGTTCCTTCTTCCAGGACGGAGATTCGGTATCGGCCAGCAGCGGTTGCAGACTTATTCCCTGGAGAGAGTCTGGAGCGGCCAGGCCAGCCAGTTCGGCCAGGGTGGGGTAAAGATCGACCAGTTCCGTGATCTTGGTGGTGCCACGGCCGTGCTGATCTGTGAGCCACGGCACGCTGATGATAAACGGTACTCGCGTGGCCTCTTCGAACAGGTGCTGCTTCTGGTATTTGTGGTGATGCCCCAAAAGGTAGCCGTGATCACTAGTGAATACGACAATCGTATTGTTCGCCAACCCCTTTTCCTGCAGAGCATCCAAGACGCGTCCGACCTGCGCGTCCATATACGAAACGCTGGCGTAATAGGCCTGTAACAGCCCTTGATGCAGCTCAGGCGTCACGCCGTAAGTTGTGCTGTTTCGTTTGTAGTCGCGGATGATTCCGGGCACGTCGTCCAGGTCATTCTCCGGCACTACCGGTGCGACCATTTCCGCTCGATTGTATTTGTCGAAATACTTTTTCGGGGCGACAAGTGGTACATGCGGTCTCACGAATCCTACGGCCAGAAAGAACGGTTTGTCCTTGACCTTGTCAAGAATCTCGATGGCACGATCTGCTGCCATTCCATCGGCGTGCTCACCGTCTCCGCCGGATGCAATCACACCGGCAAAGGTCTGTGACCCGTTGTTTTTCGGCGACCAGTTCGTCAGCTCACCGGCAGCGTTTTGTTCCGGAGCCGTGATGTTGATCGCTTCGTCCCATGAGAAGGGATCATCGCTTTCCGCTGTTCCGGCGATGATCTCAAAGGGGATCCCCATGTGATAAATCTTGCTGACTCGGCCCGCGTAGTAGCCGTTGTTGCGAAAAGTCTGCGGCAGCGTTACGACGTCAGGCATGCTGCCTCGCAAGGTGCCTTCATTGCCCAACGTTAGATTCGAATACGGATACAAGCCAGACATAATCGACGCCCGCGACGCACCACAAACCGGATAC
Coding sequences within it:
- a CDS encoding sulfatase, coding for MKTTCLIVFAMVGTTLIPNVPARAEKPNVLFLIADDLNTALSGFGHKQCKTPNLDRLAHHGVKFENMHCQYPVCGASRASIMSGLYPYSNLTLGNEGTLRGSMPDVVTLPQTFRNNGYYAGRVSKIYHMGIPFEIIAGTAESDDPFSWDEAINITAPEQNAAGELTNWSPKNNGSQTFAGVIASGGDGEHADGMAADRAIEILDKVKDKPFFLAVGFVRPHVPLVAPKKYFDKYNRAEMVAPVVPENDLDDVPGIIRDYKRNSTTYGVTPELHQGLLQAYYASVSYMDAQVGRVLDALQEKGLANNTIVVFTSDHGYLLGHHHKYQKQHLFEEATRVPFIISVPWLTDQHGRGTTKITELVDLYPTLAELAGLAAPDSLQGISLQPLLADTESPSWKKEQAFTISRSGGESIRTADWRFTQWGFGEKGLELYDLKRDPDEFTNQAGNPEYATVVNMLQTQLIAKRDAAGFKQNHAAIVGKP